Genomic segment of Candidatus Methanomethylicota archaeon:
GCGGAAAAACCCAACAAAAAATGTTATAATGTTATAGTAAGGGATTGCGAAGGGCCAGACCTTAGAATATAACCACTCGGCGAATAACGGATGCAGAAGATGCAGGGAAGCTTTCAATAAAATTTATCAAAAGCATAGCTTAGGAGAATCACGAGTTACAGATCATAAGGACAAATAGTCAAAAGGTAATCTATACCGTAGTGACTGAGTTAATAAATTAAGAATGAAGCATTTAGAATAAACAATTTGAATTGAGAAAAGCTTATGTAAAAGGCTAAAGTTAACTATGATTCGAGAAATGGCCGTTGCAGGACTTGAATGGTTGTCCATTACCATTCTGATAATCGTGATATTAGTTGCAGGGTTATATATTGGCAGGCAGAGGCAAAAGAGAAAGATTACCGAAAGCGTGGTCCTCGCATTAATCAGGTCTAAAGATGGAGCAACATTAGACGACATAATTCTAGGCGCTCATGTATCATCTGATGAGGCAAGCGAAGTCCTGAGAAAGCTTCTCGCAAAAGGCGTTATCAGAATGGAAAAGAGTAACGGAAAAATATTCTACAAAGTAGCATGAATAATGGCCAACAACACTAAATGAATCTAGCTTATCAAATCCTCTTGACAA
This window contains:
- a CDS encoding winged helix DNA-binding protein, with translation MAVAGLEWLSITILIIVILVAGLYIGRQRQKRKITESVVLALIRSKDGATLDDIILGAHVSSDEASEVLRKLLAKGVIRMEKSNGKIFYKVA